TCCAAACATGAAAGTATTTCATATTCTACTTCTTCATTCTTCAATCTTCTCTAAGAAATTGATCCTGCAAACTGATATTTGACTGATAACAAGTTTGTGAACAAGGATGCTAGATTTTGGTTCATCTAATTGTTGCTCCTTGTGTAAGTAGATTCAGACATTGATTCCTGGCTGACATTTGATATCTTTGACATGCTTATTAGAATATCAGGTATAGAAGATGATGACTTGTTGATCATGTCCTATGTTGATGAGATTCCAAGTGCCCACATAATAAATGAGGTTGGCTTGGTTTTTCTCAACAAATTTGAGTCATTTCTTGTGTCTGAATTAAATTTTCCACCATTAGAGCCATAAAATgaaacatataatttttttaataactaTTACTAGTGTTGTATcattatcataatatatatagaatAAGATATTAGGACTCTGTTAACTATTCTATAACTTGTATTTTGATGTGGTGATGAAAATGGAGTGAGCTTAAAGTGGTGGGTTTCATCATTACTATTGCCGAAAACAATCCAGGAAGCTGTGTGTTATTAAGGCCATTTTGAGACCACCATATGCATATGCATATGCTCGCCCTTATGACCTTGTAGGAGCTCCATTTTTCAAAGACGGGACGGTTGCTGTGATGATTGGAGCCAACCCTGAAATGGACAAGGAATGTCCTTTCCCGGAGCAGATtctaaagaagaagaacaagaagaaagTAGAGGGGGAAAATGAGGACTCGCCTTAACATTCGGCCCTGGCATTACTTTTGAAGCATCCTTATTCGTAGCCTTTGATCTGTTCCATGATCACTTGTATCTATTGCTCTCATTTTTTTCCTCTTTAGTTACATGATTCTGTCATGGCCAAAGTTGTTATCTTGCTTTGATTTTGCCTGAATTTTTTTTCTGAACAATGCAAAAAATAAAGCCAACAGTTTCTTCTGCTTCTCTTCTTCTCGtgtctattctttttttttatttaatatttaatttgtacTTTGGTTTGTTCTTATAAAATTTTGGTAGATTTCAATTGATTACTTATTGAATTTAGTTTGATTATAAGCGAAATTTGCAGATAAATCAACATTTCTTTTATAGAATGGATTATTTTTATTGGTGTTGCAAGTGTTAAATACATCTTATGCCTATATTTCCTTTTTGATTTTAGAATTTCAGAGTTGGATTTGGAGACCAAGCTGGGCTATATCCCTGCTTGAAACACTTAAGCCGCTTGTTACCTGTTCTGATATGTAGTCTTGGGTCTAAGATCTTTGGCTTTGTTCTTCACTGTTAGTCTTATTTTCTTGAATGACGAGTGGCTGTGTAGTGTAGGGATTATGGCATAAAAAAATGGCATTCTAAGATACCCGAGTTAACACCATAGTACGATTAAAAAATTGTTATAACTTCATTTAAGGAATCACTTCCCATTTTTCAAAAACTAGTTTCAGATTTTTCAATCTCAAAATTTATCCATTTTCCTAAGGAATGGTTCATTTCCCATTCTATTAACTGCAACTAAAGTTCATTAAATCCATTCCAAATCCTAAATGGAAAATCTAGCAAATCATAATGAGAAAATAACTCAAAATTCATCTCTCCATTTCAATGATAAGACCAATGTTTCCATTTCAAGtcacaagaaaaacaaaaacatttaATCATAAAAGTGCATCTAAGTcataaaaatgtattaaaaaaatccaaataagcTGAAACATATGTGTGCTGCATTTTTTTTAGGAGTAAGAAGTGTTATtaagcacaaaaaaaaaacaaataactacaaGTAATAAAGAACTCGGGCTATCAAGcccacaaacagaaaaaaaaaaacaacaaaaacatatACCCAATTATGCCACAACAAATTGCAAACATTCTCTTCCCTAATCAAACACAATTTCACATTGGAGAATATGAATCCTAAAGTTTGCTGCATTATTGTTGGAATTATACTATTTGAAGTAATGTATTGACATCCCACCTAATTCAACAGCATATTTCGACCTATAATTTGGGTCAGCAATCCAGAACAATGGCACATAAATTCCACCTTCCATAAGCAAATTAGAAGAAACATAGAATGAAATTGGAATGTATTATaataagaagagaaagaaaattagAAGAGAAAGATCAATTAATGGAAGAGGGATTTTGCTGATGAAATGTATACAGAAAGAGAAAGACATGGAAGGGTGAAGGATGATGTACAGATCAATTCACGATGTTGCAGAGACGATTGTAAAGAGAGAAAGAGGAAGACGTGAAAGATTAGGACTTCAAATGAAGGAAGTTAACTAAATTAGAGTTAACTCATGATTAACAAAGGTTAGAAATTATTAAGCTGATTAGGAGTAAGATGACACATGTCAACAAATAAAAGGGAGACAGAGAAGGAGATAGGGAAGCTGGGACAGCAGATTTTTTTCCTCAATAAATAGAGTAATTAAAAGGAAAGGCTAATTAttcttaaaagaaaaaaaaaaggtaaatttcaaataaaactcccgtagtttattaatttttagacAAAGGActatgatttactttttgtcaaaacgagtattgaggttttcaactttagcaaaataagaacttttcgattgatactataaaaatcaccattgacgacttcaaaaatgacatattttaagaactactaatattctaagcaactttaattcttcaacttttttattttaagattatTTAAATGATGTTtaataaagagagagaaagttaatgtttagagagagaaagttccaagaaagatgattttcgaaaatcgaaaatgtagttccatagtaaatatgatattgaacaactttaattcttgaaaattttcatttttagatcgttaaagatggttttaatagcattaattcaAAATGtcattgttttattaaaagtgcgaaacctcaatcctcgttttgacaaaaagtaaaccataatcctttatctgaaaattagtaaaaccacatgagttttatttgaaatttgcccaaaataaaaataaaaaaagggaaGCTAATGTTCTAGACCATGGTATTTAATTCATTAGGAACCATTTAAGAGTATGGACAGATCTATGAGCTGTGATAATGCACTAATTAGCTAGGGACCTAACATATTTAAGAAAACTCCGATTTCTAAACTTTTATTCCACGATTTTGCATTTACAAATATAATAGGTAAAACGAAAGAATTGGGGTAATCAAACTTACACTAATTATAACAACCCAAATTTAATCAGATTTCTTCACAAATGACATTAACAATGCAATGCTAGCTCAACtcaacattaaaacattttaaCAGTATCAAAGCCTTCTAATTCTATCATgtattttgaaccaaatcaaagTTCAAGCAAAGAATATCTATGTTCATTAAACTTCACGATTCGCCCTGTAATTAACATCATCATCATATTCAGAACCAGCAATCATTAGTATTGCTCCGCTTTTACGACATGTACTCGTTATCTTGGTTGTCACCACCAGGTCGCGATGTTCCCTGATCAGTTCCAACTGTTCTCTTGCTCATGTTTGCTCGCTGCACTAATCGAACCAATGCCTCTACAACTTCTGACATTGGTGGTCGGAACTCGGGCTCCGGCTGCAAATACATAGTCAGAATGAGTATAATTGGGACGATGAACAGTGCAACCGTTCTCTCCCCTATCCTAAACTTGGTGCAATTGAATAAGATTGTGGAATAACGAATAATCCCACATTATATGTTACCTGGACGCAAAGAGCAATAACGTCAGCGAAACGGGACAGAGACTTGACAGGGTAGAGTCCATTGAGATCTGAATCAACCATTTCCGCTAGAGCATCGATGTCATGAAGCTGTGGTGTGGCCCATCGAACTAGAGATTGCTCGGACCTTGGCCTTGAGCTGTAAAATGATTCAAATGGTAGGATCAGTGACTACTTACATTACATTTCTTACCAAGATATGCTGTTGTCGTACATCAATATCTCACCTCTCAAATGGTTTTCGTCCGGTGAGAAGTTCTAACATGACGACTCCAAAACTGTAAACATCACTCTTGAGAGTATATTGACCAGACATGGCTACCTCAGGTGCACTATATCCAGATGACGCATCACGGTTCAACACCTGCAATATTCGAAAAGAAACAAAAACGTTACAGCATTGGATCTAGATAGGTAAATCTGCAAATGCAAAGATCTTTACCTCATCTGCATTTGGAAGAAAACATGCAAGACCCGAGTCTGAGAGGTGTGGATTAAGCTCTGTATCGAGTAGTATGTTTGCTGACTTGATATTTTTATGAATAATAGATGGCGAGCATACTTCGTGCAAATACCTGAGAAAACCCTTGTTAAGTCGAAAGCTATCTTGAAAAAAAAGGTTTATGTTAATGAACTTTTTTTTCCGAACTTACTCTAGTGCGCGGGCGGTCCCTAAAGCTATCTTGACACGAGAATTCCAAATCAACGGCTTGTTGGACTCATCTGGGAGATGTAGGTAATCATGAAGTGATCCATTTCTATGGAACTCGTATACTAGCAGGTGCTGCCCGTGCTCTGAACAATAGCCCGCGAGTTCAGTCACATTTGGGTGATGCAACTCGGAGATTTTTGAAACCATCTCTACAAAATCATCGGACATGTCAACAGGAAGAGTTGACGAATCTATCTTCTTCACAGCAAGAACCTATATTATAATCGAACAAAAGAACAAACAGGTCAACATAAAACCAGGAAAAGCTTTGAAACTTTTAAATTGAAATATTCAAGTGGAGTTACGGGTGAGAAAGCATACCCTCCCATCATCGAAATGAGCTCGATAAACACGTCCAAAAGATCCCTCACCGAGTAGATGCTCAATACTGAAGCTGCCAGTAGCTATCTGCAGGTCTGCTATTGAATACGATGTCACATCTATAGGAGCTGCAACAGGTTTCTTCTTGACAACAACAACCGGCATCTTTGGAGACTCAGCCTCATCGAAAGATTTATGCCGGTCACTAGGTGGGGGTCTAAGATTAAACGAAGCTGTGGTATCAAATGTCTTAGTGGCAGCGGTGGAGGAAGTTTGTACAGATTTCATTTCTGCAATACAGTCAAAAATGGGAAAAAAGAAGtcaaaatgaaagatcaatgcAGGCGATCAATAACGGTGCTCGGTTGGATGTGAGATTAGAAAAACAGGCTACCTTTGACTTCATTTGATGTAAGAGGAGCAAATGGCTCGTTATCGAGCTTTTCTATATCTGGGGATCGCTTCTTGGATCTTCTTTTAACAATAAAGAATGCTACTACAGCCGCAACCACCAAGATAGAAATGATTATTCCAGCTATACCACCGCCCCCTATTCCTGATTTTTTGCTTCCACCGTCATCACTACCACTAGATGGGCTTTTGCCACCACCAGAACTATGACCTGGGTTTCTGCGGGCTGGAGGAGTACCAGGTGGAGGCGGGGGTGCAGGGCCTGAGCTCCAACTGTTACCATCCTTCCTGTGATGCAGATTATCGTTCAATTTGTAAAAAGTTTCTatatttgaagaaaaaaaaaaacgctATCGAACGATTCTGGTCTTGTATCATGCTTACAGTATATTAATTCCCTTCAACTGTTCAGGAACCCAGCCAGTAAAACGATTGTTTGCAACGTTCCTGGAAAATGCAAGCGCAAACATATTGAAGGCTGAACGGCTTATCACGGTTTAACTTCTAGAAAGTTAATATGATGGTGAGTAATAAATGTAAGCGCTACGGTAATTAACTACTCACAGATCTTTAAGAGGGAGATTAGCAAGAACGTCAATAGTCCCCGTGAATTGGTTGTTCTGCAAATACCTATGAAACAAGAAATTGGCAAATTTAGCAAAAGTATACAAGACATAGACATACTCTAATACGGTAATTCAGAATCTTACAACGCAGTCAAGCTTGAAAGGTTGCGAAAACTGTCCGGTAGGTTATTCGGAAGTTGGTTAAAAGAAATATCCCTGTAGTAGTAGTAGTACAGTGTATGTTATTGATGCTCGTCATTCAATTCCAAAACGCAACTTAATGTGCTTACTATAGTTTATACTCGAGAAAAAACGACACAGCCACTttaaaaatacataaagaaCAGAAGATATTTTGAAGTGTGTAAGAATGTCTCACAATGTAGAGAGCGAAGGCAGTTTGTAAAACAAACCATCATTCAATTGATTAAGCTGATTGTGACCGAGGTTCCTACGATGAAGGACAAACAAAAAAGTTATTACATTTTCGAGCAATGAATGAGTAACATTATAGAGTATCTCGACTTCACTCACAAATTCGTAAGCTTTGTCATTGCAGAAATAGAATACGGAATCTCTCCAGTAAATTGATTATTAGCAAGATTTCTGcgtaaaaaaatcatattatatGAATGATCAAAGAatcataaacaaataaataaactaaacAATTAGTTTCGAGTTTTGACGAGAAGCATACAATTGTGTCAAGTTTGGAGGAAGTGCATAAGGTATACCACCTGCAAGAGTATTGCTACTCATGTCTCTGCAGAAAGTATAGCGGGTCAGTTTCTCGAATCATACTGATACTCAAATGATAAGTATACAATAAGAAAACTGATCTTACAGGTTCGTTAATGCTGTCAGGCTTTGGAGCGACCAACCCATTGATCCAGAAAGTGAAAGTCCGGATAATTTACtgacaaaaaaaagaaaaaagaaaaaacaaccttaagattatatgtatatatgcatATATACATACAGCGTATAAAAAAACCAAGGATGCCAAGAAGGATCACATTTCAGTAACTCGCGAGCCTGAGCAAGTGACGCCTTTCCAGGATTCTCCACATGGATCACCGCCATTTGCAGTCCATTGAGCCAGTTGGCCAGGTGAATTTAGACTGCTAAACATAGTTCTTAATGCAGAAGCTGCACATCAAAAGGTAAATATACATTATACATCAGTTAATAGCGAAACAGCCATCAATCGTAGTTTTCTTAATTTCAATGTATACTccgaaatgaaaattataaccACTAAAACAGCATCCACACGCATAATCAGTTCATTTCATGATAATGCTTTTCAATCTAATTAACTTAATAGCAAAAGCCATTTGAAGCAGAACGTGGAAAGAAGATTGACAATCCACATTGTGCGCTCCCAGTAAACATATGGAGATTCAGATGGTCAAGGAAAGCtaatttttctatttccttGGACATTTGGTATAAGAGGATTAGTCTAGAAACGAACCATTTAGAATATAGATTTGGTTTGTTCAGTAGAACGGTTGCCTTTCATGCGAAACATATAGAAACTATcattataaaatagaaaaagtgGATTTGAGCATCGTTTTCCgcctaaaaattatatataaaagcaATCTCTAATCACAAAGACTTGTACTTCTGTTATAGTTATTAAAAGTGGATAGCAAACGAAAGAACAGAACAAGTTAACACTTATAGGGACCAACGAATACATTTCACCACATTGTAGCATTTGAAAGCAAAGTTTAGAACTTCTGAAAGATACAACGCAACTCTTTTTGAAACTGAAAAGAAAAGGGCTCCTTGAAAGTTTTCTCTTTAAGTTGGCTATGGTGAGAGAAAGTATTCACTTGTGTGTCTTATATCTCTCTCCTGAATGAGCGAATTATAAACATCCCGTCCCTTGACCTTCCATTTCTGTACTTTTCATCTCCCTAAGCTTCTTTTACCCCTCAAACCAAAGAAGTGTCCTTTACTTATTTAGAAGTCAGAAACAGGCAAGAGCTAAGGATGGTTCAGTTAAAAATCAAGCAATAATGAAATCTACAATCAACGCAGGCGAGCAATCAGTCCAGATTTCACTAAATCCTGAATCAGGTACAAATTTGTCAATAGCAGAAAAACTATTAATCGGGTCCCTACCGTACCCTTAGTTTGATGTGCAATTCTAAGTTAAACAATTGGCTTCAATCCAACAAATTCTCTTAGGTAGAATCTGCAAAGTAACAAAGAACCCACAAAGTCTTTGATCCTCAATAATCACTTGAACCCACATTTATCACAAACTAAAAGTCTGTTTGATTCAGCTATTTGTTGTTCGGTGTTGTTGATTCGCTGATTCTCCATCCGAAATAGCTCTCTTCAGCCCGGTTCATCAATCCTAATCAAATACTTCCATTCTACTGTTTTGGagtaaaaataaattacaaaaaggaGAACCAAACAGGCACTAATTATCAAACCCCAGTTAACCATATCCATCTCAATCAcataatcatcaatcaggtaGTTTAATGGCAATGGGAGCaacatctctctctctctctctctttctctctctctctctctctctcatacACAAACAGCCACACAATTTTGGTTTTAAGTGATAAACATTCATCAGTACTCCCAAAAACTGAAATCCCCCAAATTGTTTTGTCCAGTGCCGATAAATTCATGTTTACATTCACTACTACCGTCTCAAATCGAAGATTCCGGCAAAGCCAGAAGCTTTTATCACAACCCAGAACTGATTATCGGAGTTGTATAATCACTTTGCACTGAGAAAAtaaaggaggagagagaaagcaGTTAATCTGCAAATGAATCTAGCAAAAACaggttctttctttctttttttatggtCACAACCAGTCCAAAGAAAGTAGTGATGAAGAAGCCACCAgaaacaaaagaagaaaaagaaatgcaGATGTGGCAACTATCAGCACATGCAAATCTAAGCAAGAAAACTCAGAAAAAACCATTAAAAATTAGTAGAAAGAGAGGAagagagagtaaaaaaaaaaaaaaactaaccatCATTTGGATCTGTGTCACCATTGATGCATCTAGAAATGCAGATTAGAAGTATCAGAAAACCCCCAAATTTTCCCCAAATCTccattatcatcatcatcagctCAAGCTCTCTCCTTTTGGTCTAATGACCAGCAACCCTGTTcgtattattttcttttattaatctTTATAATAAAAAAGATTCATTTTTTATTCACCATTTAGCACCACCGTACCTCtatttcttttctctctctctaacctccAAGTCCAACTTGAAGCTGGCAGGCACGATTAGCCAGAAGAATCCAAagccacaaaaaaaaataccctttctctcaatttttatttattttattatcacATTCATTCTCACCCCCTTCTCTCTCTTACTCCAATTCTTGTTTTATCTCCCTTGGTTTCTGTACAAAAcaacagaaaagaaattaaaataaaaacaaaaatggtAATGTAGAAATACACACCACTGTTTTGGTAGGTGTATCTGCTACCCATGTAGACATAACTCtcactctctctcctctcttttTTTTAGCTTAAAGTATTGAAAACCTAGATTAATGGGGTTTTCTTGGTCAAGCAGCATTCAAACAAGGACTTAGATTAATGGGGTTTTCTTGGTTTTCCAAGATTCCTATTTTTTTACATTGGTAGATAAAGATTCTGgttgaatgaatgaatgaaaaaAGAGCTATCATTAGTAATTAAAATGTCACTGTCAATTTGGCCATACTTAAGGGGCAAGGTCACGAGAATTCAAATCCGTGTTGGAGTAAATTGAAaagttttcctttttcttttaggTTGGAAGGGAAGAAAGAAAGTTGTGATTTTGGGATTGATTTTTTAGTTTAAGTAAAGTTTCTGATTATTAACTAAAAACCAAAATAAACACAAAGGGGGCAAAAGGAATGAGAAGATAAATTTAGGGTTTATTTATGAGAATGAATTCAACACAGTGAATGTCAGAGACTGATAGTGATTATAGAATAtagtttgtttatttatttagtgaAATTATGGGCGAGTGTAAGAATCTTGTTGAGATAATCAATAATTATGGTTAGATTAGGTGTTGGAAACAGAATATGTATAGTGGGATTATATGAAGTCAGAATTAACGGATCTTTCATTCTTTAATTTGGTAGTGGTTAAAGAATAAGTCGCTCAATTATGAATAATCCATTTCTTTGATTTAATACATTTGGTGAACAAAGTTTCATTAACTCCtgaattttatgaatttttatGTTATTTCAATAGTGGTTTAATTTATCTAAATTGTAGGCAATTGATTTTTaaacttctataaaaaaaaaattggcctcctaatttttttaaattgttcCGATAATTTCATCAACTCCTCGCTTAAGACGTAGTCAATTAATCTCTTAATCTGATGCGG
The window above is part of the Euphorbia lathyris chromosome 3, ddEupLath1.1, whole genome shotgun sequence genome. Proteins encoded here:
- the LOC136223222 gene encoding protein STRUBBELIG-RECEPTOR FAMILY 6, giving the protein MMMIMEIWGKFGGFLILLICISRCINGDTDPNDASALRTMFSSLNSPGQLAQWTANGGDPCGESWKGVTCSGSRVTEIKLSGLSLSGSMGWSLQSLTALTNLDMSSNTLAGGIPYALPPNLTQLNLANNQFTGEIPYSISAMTKLTNLNLGHNQLNQLNDGLFYKLPSLSTLDISFNQLPNNLPDSFRNLSSLTALYLQNNQFTGTIDVLANLPLKDLNVANNRFTGWVPEQLKGINILKDGNSWSSGPAPPPPPGTPPARRNPGHSSGGGKSPSSGSDDGGSKKSGIGGGGIAGIIISILVVAAVVAFFIVKRRSKKRSPDIEKLDNEPFAPLTSNEVKEMKSVQTSSTAATKTFDTTASFNLRPPPSDRHKSFDEAESPKMPVVVVKKKPVAAPIDVTSYSIADLQIATGSFSIEHLLGEGSFGRVYRAHFDDGRVLAVKKIDSSTLPVDMSDDFVEMVSKISELHHPNVTELAGYCSEHGQHLLVYEFHRNGSLHDYLHLPDESNKPLIWNSRVKIALGTARALEYLHEVCSPSIIHKNIKSANILLDTELNPHLSDSGLACFLPNADEVLNRDASSGYSAPEVAMSGQYTLKSDVYSFGVVMLELLTGRKPFESSRPRSEQSLVRWATPQLHDIDALAEMVDSDLNGLYPVKSLSRFADVIALCVQPEPEFRPPMSEVVEALVRLVQRANMSKRTVGTDQGTSRPGGDNQDNEYMS